The Hymenobacter sp. GOD-10R genome includes a window with the following:
- a CDS encoding beta-galactosidase has product MPKSFLSRLLASSLLILSTFLGAHAQPIASKGKAGTPFFKDPDMMTIGVYYYPEAWPESQWARDFANMRKLNLEFVHMGEFAWGLYEPEEGKYTLDWLERAVNLAAKAGLKVILCTPSAAPPAWLAENHPEILMVDANGRRMQHGTREQGNWSSPLFRQYVEKINTQLAKRFGNNPAVIGWQIDNELSHYGKQFSYDDFSRARFQAWLKQKYSTIDNLNRDWGNVFWSQLYQNFEQIRIPNEQELVATANPHALLDFQRWFTEEAADYLSFQANTLRQNSQNQWVTTNFMAMHRDVNPSLSSRSLDMITWTVYPVHGDYENSDLGFRLGNGAALGFMHDFARTLNGNEGVMELQPGQVNWGAINPQPLPGAVHMWIMHAFGAGAKLICSYRYRQPLAGSELYHYGFVGTDGVTPLPGGQEYGQAMQEVNQLRKLRKANAKEPAAYSARRTAFLYNFDNRFDLDIHPSTTRWNTMGHLLRYYRALKTLGCPVDVITEDRDFSRYKFLVAPAYQLLDAQLVTRWTKYVQEGGHLVLTARTGQKDRRGHLWEGPWAAPINELIGAKFSPQAFDLLPGERKGKVSAQGKTYEWGSWGESLLPASGTQTLAAYADQFYAGAAAVVSRKLGRGTVTYVGVESLEGDLERDVLRSVYTAAGTPVENFADQFFVEWRDGFWVATNFTSQKQTAPVPANAKIIVGKRELEPAGVTVWQE; this is encoded by the coding sequence ATGCCTAAATCTTTCCTCTCACGGCTATTAGCTAGCTCATTACTCATCCTAAGCACTTTTCTAGGTGCTCACGCGCAACCGATTGCATCTAAAGGGAAAGCAGGTACGCCCTTTTTCAAAGATCCCGATATGATGACTATCGGGGTGTACTACTACCCCGAGGCGTGGCCAGAAAGCCAGTGGGCCCGTGACTTCGCCAACATGCGCAAGCTCAACCTAGAGTTTGTGCACATGGGCGAGTTTGCTTGGGGCCTGTATGAGCCGGAAGAAGGAAAGTACACCCTCGATTGGCTGGAACGAGCCGTGAACCTAGCTGCTAAAGCTGGGTTGAAAGTCATCCTCTGTACGCCAAGCGCTGCGCCACCCGCGTGGCTGGCCGAAAACCATCCGGAAATCTTGATGGTGGATGCCAACGGACGCCGCATGCAGCACGGCACTCGCGAGCAGGGCAACTGGAGCTCTCCTCTCTTCCGGCAGTACGTAGAGAAAATCAATACGCAGCTCGCCAAACGTTTTGGCAATAACCCGGCGGTAATTGGCTGGCAGATCGACAATGAGCTGAGCCACTACGGCAAGCAGTTTTCCTATGACGATTTCAGCCGGGCTAGGTTTCAGGCATGGCTCAAGCAGAAGTACAGCACCATCGACAACCTAAACCGCGACTGGGGCAACGTGTTCTGGTCGCAGCTTTACCAAAACTTCGAGCAGATCAGAATTCCAAACGAGCAAGAATTGGTAGCTACGGCTAACCCGCACGCGCTGCTGGACTTCCAGCGCTGGTTCACCGAAGAAGCGGCCGATTACCTGAGCTTTCAAGCTAACACGCTCCGTCAGAACAGCCAGAACCAGTGGGTGACCACCAACTTCATGGCGATGCACCGCGACGTGAATCCTAGCCTCAGCAGCCGCAGCCTCGACATGATTACTTGGACCGTATACCCCGTCCACGGTGATTATGAAAACAGTGACCTAGGTTTCCGGCTCGGCAACGGGGCCGCGCTCGGCTTTATGCACGACTTTGCCCGCACTCTCAACGGCAACGAAGGCGTGATGGAACTACAACCAGGACAGGTGAACTGGGGCGCCATCAACCCGCAGCCTTTGCCTGGCGCCGTGCACATGTGGATTATGCATGCGTTTGGGGCGGGTGCTAAGCTTATCTGCTCGTACCGCTACCGGCAGCCGCTAGCTGGTAGCGAGCTGTACCACTATGGCTTTGTCGGGACTGATGGCGTGACGCCCCTGCCCGGCGGTCAGGAATACGGCCAGGCCATGCAGGAAGTGAATCAGCTGCGCAAGTTGCGCAAGGCTAACGCCAAAGAGCCCGCGGCGTACTCGGCCCGCCGCACGGCCTTCCTCTACAACTTCGACAATCGCTTCGACCTTGATATTCATCCTTCCACGACGCGCTGGAACACGATGGGTCACCTGCTGCGCTATTATCGGGCGCTCAAGACTCTAGGCTGCCCCGTAGATGTGATTACCGAAGACCGGGACTTTTCGCGCTACAAGTTTCTAGTAGCTCCTGCCTACCAATTGCTTGATGCGCAACTTGTGACCCGCTGGACGAAGTACGTGCAAGAGGGTGGGCACCTCGTACTGACCGCGCGCACCGGCCAGAAAGACCGTCGCGGGCACCTGTGGGAAGGCCCCTGGGCTGCTCCTATCAACGAACTGATTGGCGCCAAGTTCAGCCCGCAGGCGTTCGATTTGCTGCCGGGTGAACGAAAGGGTAAGGTTTCGGCGCAGGGTAAAACGTATGAATGGGGCTCCTGGGGTGAGAGTTTGCTACCGGCATCGGGTACCCAAACGCTCGCCGCTTATGCCGATCAGTTTTACGCAGGCGCAGCAGCTGTGGTGTCGCGCAAGCTAGGTCGGGGTACCGTGACGTACGTAGGCGTGGAGTCGCTGGAAGGCGACTTAGAGCGCGACGTGCTTCGTAGCGTATATACAGCAGCCGGTACACCGGTTGAGAACTTCGCTGATCAGTTCTTCGTGGAATGGCGTGACGGGTTTTGGGTGGCGACCAACTTTACGTCGCAAAAACAAACGGCGCCGGTACCTGCCAACGCGAAAATCATCGTTGGCAAAAGGGAGCTAGAACCGGCCGGCGTTACGGTGTGGCAGGAGTAG